From Alcaligenes faecalis, the proteins below share one genomic window:
- the mscL gene encoding large conductance mechanosensitive channel protein MscL, which produces MNKARGFLNEFREFAVKGNMMDLAVGVIIGAAFGKIIDSLVKDIVMPVISFILGGEVDFTNQFTVLRTPEGFTGPETLEALNAAGAVVLSWGNFLTILINFILLAFVVFCMVKMINRMRATVAKAEAAEAVPEPTPEDVLLLREIRDSLKK; this is translated from the coding sequence ATGAACAAGGCTCGAGGTTTCCTGAACGAATTCCGGGAGTTCGCAGTTAAGGGCAACATGATGGACCTTGCGGTCGGTGTCATTATTGGCGCTGCTTTCGGCAAGATTATCGACTCGCTGGTAAAAGACATCGTCATGCCCGTCATCAGTTTCATCCTTGGCGGCGAAGTGGATTTTACCAACCAGTTCACGGTCTTGCGTACACCTGAGGGCTTTACTGGCCCAGAAACCCTGGAAGCTCTGAATGCGGCCGGTGCTGTTGTTTTGTCGTGGGGTAACTTCCTGACCATCTTGATCAACTTCATCTTGCTGGCCTTCGTGGTGTTTTGCATGGTCAAGATGATTAACCGTATGCGTGCCACTGTGGCCAAGGCCGAGGCCGCGGAAGCCGTACCCGAACCAACCCCTGAAGACGTGCTGTTGCTGCGTGAGATCAGAGATTCGCTGAAAAAATAA
- the petA gene encoding ubiquinol-cytochrome c reductase iron-sulfur subunit, with protein sequence MSQNTTQPDAIGAVDFNLPPDPSRRTWVATACALGGVAGVATAVPFVSSFAPSEKAKAAGAPVEVDISGIAPGQMRTVEWRGKPVWILHRTKEQLDALPKLDSQLADPDSDRPGYTPAYAKNEYRSRRPEIFICIGICTHLGCSPTPHLAAGAGAGLPGGWEGGFLCPCHGSTFDLAGRVYSNKPAPDNLEIPPYEFSADGTMVTIGVDENNKA encoded by the coding sequence ATGAGTCAGAATACGACACAGCCCGATGCCATAGGCGCGGTTGATTTCAATCTTCCGCCCGATCCTTCGCGCCGCACCTGGGTCGCCACCGCCTGTGCATTAGGTGGTGTCGCTGGTGTGGCGACAGCTGTTCCCTTTGTCAGCTCCTTTGCTCCTTCCGAGAAAGCAAAAGCGGCCGGCGCTCCCGTAGAGGTTGATATCTCTGGTATCGCCCCCGGTCAGATGCGCACCGTGGAATGGCGCGGGAAACCCGTCTGGATTCTGCACCGCACCAAAGAGCAGCTGGACGCACTGCCCAAGCTGGACAGCCAGCTGGCCGACCCTGACTCGGATCGCCCCGGTTACACCCCTGCGTACGCCAAGAACGAATACCGTTCGCGTCGCCCTGAAATCTTTATCTGTATCGGTATCTGCACCCACCTGGGTTGCTCCCCGACCCCGCATCTGGCTGCTGGCGCTGGCGCTGGTCTGCCCGGTGGTTGGGAAGGCGGCTTTCTGTGCCCCTGCCACGGCTCCACGTTCGACCTGGCCGGCCGCGTCTACAGCAACAAGCCTGCTCCAGACAATCTGGAAATCCCGCCCTACGAGTTCTCGGCTGACGGCACGATGGTTACCATCGGCGTAGACGAAAACAACAAGGCCTAA
- a CDS encoding cytochrome b: MAGEKTVETTGLLGWIDRRFPLTSMYKEHMSEYYAPKNFNFWYFFGSLALLVLVIQIVTGIFLVMNYKPDAKLAFESVEYIMREVPGGWIIRYMHSTGASMFFVVVYLHMLRGLFYGSYRKPRELVWIFGVAIFLCLMAEAFMGYLLPWGQMSYWGAQVIVNLFSAIPFIGPDLAIFIRGDYVVSDATLNRFFALHVIAVPLVLLGLVVAHLIALHEVGSNNPDGIEIKQGPKDAQGRPLDGIPFHPYYSVHDILGVAGFLIVFAAIVFFAPEMGGYFLEFNNFSPADALKTPPHIAPVWYFTPFYSMLRATTADFTWVLAGASVLGALVLFVKGKLPGIWRLVVPAVLIAVAVLLRVIDAKFWGVVAMGGTVVILFFLPWLDKSPVKSIRYRPTWHKVLYAIFIINFLILGYLGTQAPNDLFNLLSQIGTVIYLAFFLLMPVWSRMGTFKPEPDRVTFRPH; this comes from the coding sequence ATGGCTGGCGAGAAAACCGTCGAAACGACAGGACTCTTGGGATGGATTGACAGGCGCTTCCCCCTGACATCCATGTACAAAGAGCACATGTCAGAATATTACGCGCCGAAGAACTTCAACTTCTGGTATTTCTTTGGCTCCCTGGCACTGCTAGTGCTGGTTATCCAGATCGTGACGGGTATTTTCCTGGTCATGAACTACAAGCCTGATGCCAAGCTGGCCTTTGAGTCGGTTGAATACATCATGCGTGAAGTGCCCGGTGGCTGGATCATCCGCTACATGCACTCCACAGGCGCTTCCATGTTCTTCGTGGTGGTGTACCTGCACATGCTGCGCGGCTTGTTCTACGGTTCTTACCGCAAGCCACGTGAACTGGTCTGGATCTTTGGCGTTGCCATTTTCCTCTGTCTGATGGCTGAAGCCTTCATGGGCTACCTGCTGCCATGGGGCCAGATGTCCTACTGGGGCGCCCAGGTGATTGTTAACCTGTTCTCGGCCATTCCTTTCATTGGTCCTGACCTGGCTATTTTCATCCGTGGTGACTACGTGGTGTCCGACGCCACCTTGAACCGCTTCTTTGCTCTGCACGTGATTGCTGTGCCTCTGGTCCTGCTGGGTCTGGTTGTGGCTCACCTGATCGCTCTGCACGAAGTGGGTTCCAACAACCCCGACGGTATCGAAATCAAGCAAGGCCCCAAAGACGCTCAAGGTCGTCCTTTGGATGGCATCCCCTTTCACCCCTACTACTCGGTGCACGACATTCTGGGTGTGGCTGGCTTCCTGATTGTGTTTGCCGCGATTGTGTTCTTTGCCCCTGAAATGGGCGGCTACTTCCTGGAGTTCAACAACTTCAGCCCTGCCGATGCACTGAAGACTCCTCCGCACATTGCTCCTGTCTGGTACTTCACGCCTTTCTACTCCATGCTGCGTGCCACGACTGCCGACTTTACCTGGGTTCTGGCCGGTGCTTCCGTGCTGGGTGCTCTGGTGCTGTTCGTCAAAGGCAAGCTGCCCGGTATCTGGCGCCTGGTCGTACCCGCTGTCCTGATCGCTGTCGCTGTGCTGCTGCGTGTTATCGACGCCAAGTTCTGGGGCGTGGTGGCCATGGGTGGTACGGTCGTGATCCTGTTCTTCCTGCCTTGGCTGGATAAATCGCCTGTGAAGTCGATTCGCTACCGTCCTACCTGGCACAAAGTGCTGTACGCGATTTTCATCATCAACTTCCTGATCTTGGGTTACCTGGGCACGCAGGCCCCGAACGACTTGTTCAACCTGCTGAGCCAGATCGGTACGGTGATCTACCTGGCCTTCTTCCTGCTGATGCCAGTATGGAGCCGCATGGGTACGTTCAAACCCGAACCTGATCGCGTGACTTTCCGCCCTCACTAG
- a CDS encoding cytochrome c1 yields the protein MTMIKKLLGALALSLTCTVAVAAEGGYALERAPDRMNDMAALQNGAKLFVNYCLNCHSANSMRYNKLTDIGLTEEDIKKNLLFSSDKVGDLMKIAMTPEMGKKWFGAAPPDLSVIARAKSTNLGPSGADYIYTYLRTFYRDASRPTGWDNLVFPSVGMPHAMWERQGGVTLHRTTVAQEAKDDGSKEWVKTVATYDPAGFSDVKKEVLADYTGHATDTVKLEPVNAKAAAKYDSDVADLANFMDWMAEPVQLERKKIGVGVILFLLLFFAVAWRLNSVFWKDIK from the coding sequence ATGACCATGATTAAGAAACTGCTTGGCGCTCTGGCCTTGTCCCTTACCTGCACGGTGGCTGTGGCCGCCGAAGGTGGCTATGCCCTGGAGCGCGCGCCCGACCGCATGAATGACATGGCGGCTTTGCAAAATGGCGCAAAACTGTTTGTGAACTACTGTCTGAACTGTCATAGCGCCAACTCCATGCGCTACAACAAGCTGACAGACATCGGCCTGACCGAAGAAGACATCAAGAAAAACTTGCTGTTCTCCTCGGACAAGGTGGGTGATCTGATGAAGATCGCCATGACCCCGGAAATGGGCAAGAAGTGGTTTGGTGCCGCTCCTCCGGACCTGTCCGTGATTGCGCGTGCCAAGTCCACCAACCTGGGTCCTAGCGGCGCAGACTACATCTACACCTACCTGCGCACGTTCTACCGTGACGCATCCCGTCCTACAGGCTGGGATAACCTGGTTTTCCCAAGCGTGGGTATGCCTCACGCCATGTGGGAGCGCCAAGGTGGCGTGACCTTGCACCGCACGACCGTGGCCCAGGAAGCCAAGGACGATGGCAGCAAGGAATGGGTCAAGACTGTGGCCACCTACGATCCAGCCGGCTTCTCCGACGTCAAGAAAGAAGTATTGGCCGATTACACCGGCCATGCTACTGACACCGTCAAGCTTGAGCCTGTTAACGCCAAGGCTGCTGCCAAGTACGACAGCGACGTGGCCGACCTGGCCAACTTCATGGACTGGATGGCAGAGCCTGTGCAGCTGGAGCGCAAGAAGATCGGTGTAGGCGTGATCCTGTTCCTGCTCTTGTTCTTTGCCGTTGCATGGCGACTGAACAGCGTTTTCTGGAAAGACATCAAGTAA
- a CDS encoding glutathione S-transferase N-terminal domain-containing protein has translation MMVLYSGTTCPFSQRCRFVLFEKGMDFEIRDIDLYNKPEDIAVMNPYGQVPILVERDLILYESNIINEYIDERFPHPQLMPADPTMRARTRLFLYNFEKELFVHVAALEDRRNADAKAQDLARQQIRNHLSQLAPILLKNKYMLGEEFSMLDVAIAPLLWRLDHYGIELPKSAAPVQKYAERVFSRPAYIEALTPSEKVMRR, from the coding sequence ATGATGGTGCTCTACTCTGGAACAACTTGCCCATTCTCACAGCGCTGCCGTTTCGTGTTGTTTGAAAAAGGCATGGATTTCGAGATCCGCGACATCGACTTGTACAACAAGCCTGAAGATATCGCCGTCATGAACCCCTACGGACAGGTGCCAATCCTGGTAGAACGTGACCTGATCTTGTACGAATCGAACATCATCAATGAGTACATTGATGAGCGTTTCCCGCATCCTCAGCTGATGCCTGCGGACCCCACGATGCGCGCTCGCACACGCCTGTTCCTGTACAACTTCGAAAAGGAACTGTTTGTGCACGTGGCCGCCCTGGAAGACCGCCGCAATGCGGATGCCAAGGCACAGGACCTGGCCCGTCAGCAAATCCGCAACCACTTGTCGCAGCTGGCTCCGATCCTGCTCAAGAACAAGTACATGCTGGGCGAAGAGTTCTCCATGCTGGACGTGGCGATCGCTCCCCTGCTCTGGCGCCTGGACCACTACGGTATCGAACTGCCCAAGAGCGCCGCTCCTGTGCAAAAGTACGCCGAGCGCGTGTTCTCGCGTCCTGCTTACATTGAAGCACTGACTCCTTCCGAAAAAGTCATGCGTCGCTAA
- a CDS encoding ClpXP protease specificity-enhancing factor — MQETSTKPYLLRALHEWCSDHGYTPHIVVTVDANTVVPRGHIQDGQITLNIGHLATNGLILGNDYIEFQARFGGVTEDIFVPVAAVSAIYARETGAGMGFEVVESEPYAEDEAQDAAPEAAPETPAAKKDADKVSHLKIVK, encoded by the coding sequence ATGCAAGAAACCTCGACCAAGCCTTACCTGCTGCGCGCCCTGCACGAATGGTGTTCCGACCACGGCTACACACCTCATATCGTGGTGACGGTAGACGCCAACACCGTGGTTCCACGCGGCCATATTCAGGATGGACAGATCACCCTGAATATCGGGCATCTGGCCACCAATGGCCTGATCCTGGGCAACGACTACATTGAATTCCAGGCCCGCTTTGGCGGCGTGACGGAAGACATTTTCGTTCCCGTGGCAGCCGTGTCGGCCATCTACGCACGCGAAACAGGTGCTGGTATGGGTTTTGAAGTAGTGGAATCCGAGCCTTACGCTGAAGACGAGGCGCAAGATGCAGCTCCTGAAGCGGCACCGGAAACGCCCGCTGCCAAGAAAGACGCTGACAAGGTCTCGCACCTGAAAATCGTCAAATAA
- the cysW gene encoding sulfate ABC transporter permease subunit CysW, giving the protein MRKTPKSMADRLILALGIALVLGLLVVPLILIFSKALGDGLPALWSNLQEDYMLHAIGLTLFVAVLTVPLNMVFGILLAWCLTHYEFRGRRLLSTLVDLPYAVSPVVAGLCYLVVYGVESSLGQWLSARDIQLMFAWPGILMVTIFVTTPYVARILIPIMQAQGSDAQAAALSLGANGWQIFWHVTLPDIKWALLYGVVLTNARAIGEFGAVSVVSGTIMNQTLTLSLLVDQLNNDNKAAAAFTAAALLAVFAIVSVMLKSLLEWRVAAGRRRNQEEAVQG; this is encoded by the coding sequence ATGAGAAAAACGCCTAAAAGCATGGCTGATCGTCTGATTCTGGCCTTGGGCATTGCCTTGGTGCTGGGTTTGCTGGTGGTCCCCCTGATACTGATTTTCTCCAAAGCTTTGGGCGACGGTTTGCCTGCCTTGTGGAGCAATCTGCAAGAGGATTACATGCTGCATGCCATTGGGCTTACCTTGTTTGTAGCGGTGCTGACGGTACCTCTGAACATGGTCTTTGGCATTCTGCTGGCCTGGTGTCTGACGCATTATGAGTTCCGTGGTCGTCGTCTGCTCAGTACCTTGGTGGATTTGCCTTACGCGGTATCGCCAGTGGTGGCGGGTCTGTGTTATCTGGTGGTCTACGGCGTGGAGTCGTCCCTAGGGCAATGGCTAAGCGCACGCGACATTCAGCTGATGTTTGCCTGGCCAGGGATTCTGATGGTCACGATCTTTGTGACCACGCCCTATGTGGCCCGTATCCTGATTCCTATCATGCAAGCGCAAGGCTCGGACGCGCAGGCAGCGGCTCTTAGTCTGGGAGCTAATGGTTGGCAGATCTTTTGGCACGTCACGTTGCCGGATATTAAATGGGCCCTGCTCTATGGCGTGGTGCTGACCAATGCTCGCGCGATTGGCGAGTTCGGCGCGGTGTCCGTGGTGTCTGGCACCATCATGAATCAGACCTTGACCTTGTCCTTGCTGGTGGATCAGCTGAACAACGATAACAAGGCCGCTGCAGCCTTTACAGCAGCGGCGCTGCTGGCAGTATTTGCCATTGTGTCCGTGATGCTCAAGAGCCTGCTGGAGTGGCGTGTGGCGGCTGGACGGCGCCGCAATCAGGAAGAAGCGGTACAAGGGTAA
- the cysT gene encoding sulfate ABC transporter permease subunit CysT — protein sequence MSRTLVGGAQDSGAKTALKPIFFLRRPVMPGFGLSFGFSVLYLSIIVLLPLSALFMYVSDMSLADYWRAVTDKRVVSSYQVTISAAFYSTVIASVVGFIIAWIITRFEFPGRRLIDALVDLPFALPTSVAGLTLATLFVPGGWFGQFLPEGWKVAYQYPGIVLAMTFTSLPFVVRIVQPVIEELGAEYEEVAHTLGANGWQTFSKVVFPPLIPALVTGASQAFIRSLGEFGAVIMIAGNIPFKTEVSSLMIFVRLQEFNYPAAAAIASVILIASLLLLFTLQLVQNRLLGWQRRAP from the coding sequence ATGAGTCGTACTCTTGTGGGCGGGGCGCAGGATTCCGGGGCGAAGACTGCGCTAAAGCCCATCTTCTTTCTGCGCCGCCCCGTCATGCCGGGTTTTGGATTGAGCTTTGGCTTTAGCGTCCTGTACCTGTCCATTATTGTGCTGCTGCCTTTGTCGGCCTTGTTCATGTACGTCAGTGACATGAGCCTGGCCGATTATTGGCGTGCGGTGACTGATAAGCGCGTTGTCAGCAGTTATCAGGTCACGATCAGTGCTGCTTTTTACTCCACCGTGATCGCCAGTGTGGTGGGGTTCATCATTGCCTGGATCATTACACGCTTTGAGTTTCCGGGGCGTCGTCTGATTGATGCCTTGGTGGATCTGCCGTTTGCCTTGCCAACTTCGGTGGCGGGTTTGACCCTGGCGACGCTGTTTGTGCCTGGCGGCTGGTTTGGCCAGTTTCTGCCGGAGGGCTGGAAGGTGGCTTATCAGTACCCCGGTATTGTGCTGGCCATGACGTTCACCAGCTTGCCCTTTGTGGTGCGTATTGTGCAGCCCGTGATTGAAGAGCTGGGGGCCGAGTACGAAGAGGTTGCCCACACACTGGGTGCCAATGGCTGGCAGACCTTCAGCAAAGTGGTGTTTCCTCCGTTGATTCCCGCTCTGGTGACCGGGGCTTCCCAAGCCTTTATTCGTAGTTTGGGTGAATTTGGCGCCGTCATCATGATTGCGGGCAATATCCCCTTCAAAACTGAAGTGTCGTCCCTGATGATTTTTGTGCGTCTGCAAGAGTTCAACTATCCGGCCGCGGCTGCGATTGCCTCGGTAATCTTGATCGCCTCCTTGCTGCTGCTGTTCACCTTGCAGCTGGTGCAGAACCGTTTGTTGGGCTGGCAGCGGAGGGCGCCATGA
- the cysP gene encoding thiosulfate ABC transporter substrate-binding protein CysP, with translation MKLKSVVGSALLLASLLGGTASAQVSLLNASFDVARETFAAINPKFVEHWKATTGEDIKIDQSFAGTSRQAQDIIQGKKVDTVTFNQVTDIEFLAERGAVAKDWASKFPNNSSPYYSTIAFLVRKGNPKNIKSWDDLVRDDVKLVFPNPKTSGNARYTYLASWLYANEAFGGDEAKIKEFVGKVLGNVESFPTGGRGATVAFAQNGQGDVLLTFESEVINIAASDEFKGSELEVVVPPVSVLAEFPVAVVDRVVDQKGTRKEATEYLKFQYTPEIQRLLAGFNYRVTDPAVAKEFESKYAPVKLINPTDVLGSWTDIQSRHFAANGVLDQLLAK, from the coding sequence ATGAAATTGAAGTCTGTTGTTGGCTCTGCCTTGTTGTTGGCGTCTTTGCTGGGTGGCACAGCCAGTGCCCAGGTTTCTTTGCTGAACGCCTCGTTTGACGTGGCACGCGAGACCTTTGCGGCGATCAACCCCAAGTTTGTCGAACACTGGAAAGCGACTACAGGCGAAGACATCAAGATTGACCAGTCGTTTGCCGGTACTTCCCGTCAGGCTCAGGACATTATTCAGGGCAAGAAAGTTGATACCGTGACCTTCAACCAGGTCACCGATATTGAGTTCCTGGCCGAGCGCGGTGCAGTTGCCAAGGATTGGGCCTCTAAATTCCCGAACAACAGCTCGCCTTACTACAGCACCATTGCTTTCCTGGTGCGCAAAGGCAATCCCAAGAACATCAAGTCCTGGGATGATCTGGTGCGTGACGACGTGAAGCTGGTGTTCCCGAACCCCAAGACCTCGGGCAATGCTCGCTACACCTACCTGGCTTCCTGGTTGTATGCCAACGAAGCATTCGGCGGTGACGAGGCCAAGATCAAGGAGTTTGTCGGCAAGGTGCTGGGTAATGTAGAGAGCTTCCCTACGGGTGGTCGTGGCGCGACGGTCGCTTTTGCCCAGAACGGTCAGGGCGATGTGTTGCTGACCTTTGAATCTGAAGTGATCAATATCGCTGCCAGCGACGAGTTCAAGGGCAGCGAGCTGGAAGTGGTGGTGCCACCTGTCAGCGTATTGGCCGAGTTCCCTGTCGCCGTGGTGGACCGTGTGGTTGACCAGAAGGGCACCCGCAAGGAAGCAACCGAATACCTGAAGTTCCAGTACACCCCCGAGATTCAGCGCCTGCTGGCTGGCTTCAACTACCGTGTGACGGACCCTGCCGTGGCCAAGGAATTCGAGTCCAAGTATGCGCCGGTCAAGCTGATCAATCCTACCGACGTTCTGGGTTCCTGGACTGACATTCAAAGCCGTCACTTTGCCGCAAACGGCGTGTTGGACCAGTTGCTGGCCAAGTAA